ATCTAGTTTGTCGTGAATCTTTTTTGGACCCGCTCGTAGTTGGCCGCCCTAAACTCAGGATCTCCCCTCCCGTGTCGCCCCCGCGCGGCGACCAGGGGGAACCCTAGCATAGCCGCGTACTAGGCTCCCTCTCCCACCTCTCCTCCCTGCCGCCGCAGGGCAAAGCCTggtcggcgtcggcggcggcgggaccTCACCTCCCCACAGCTGCAGGACATGGCGCGAGCGGCGTTCGGCGGCAATTGGCGGCGCGCCGGCGAGAACTCAGGGGTCGTCCCCCTGGTGGTCGCGTGGGGGGGGGCGCTCGGGCGCTCCTGTGGTGGCCGGTGGTCGATCTAATCCAGATCTGGCCGCCCGCGCCTCGGGCAGCGTGGCACTACCCTCCGGTGGCTGGTGCGTCGCGGTGGCCATGGCCGTGGCGTGACCAGAtcggtcggcggcggcgcggctggatCTGGGCCCACGTGTGGGCTCCCTGGATTGCGGTCGGCGTGGTGGCGGGTGCAACACGTCGGCAGATGGACAGATCAACCGGGATTCTTCCATTGTCTGGTCCATGGCGGCACGGGCAActctaggggaaaccctagatctcctTGGGATCGAGCAATGGCGGTGCTTTTGCGTCGTACCCCCTCTTCAGGGCATCATTTTGGAGTTTGCTTCGGATGAAGAGACCGACAACGCTGGCGGCGAACGCCTGGTGGCGCAACTGCCGATGAAAATTGAGCCGACTGCAGTCATGGCGGACGATGGTGACGTCTTTGATGTCGTACCCTTGTCGAGGCATCGTCGTTGCAGTTTGCGTCATCAGGCTCGGGATGCtctgggggaaaccctagatctacCGCAGGGCCGACGGCGGAACGTTTTGGAGCAAGTGATGGCTTTCCTCctgggggcatcgttttggagctAGTGATTGCTGGAGGGGACAAGAGGTCGAGCGGTGTTGCATCTACCGCAGGGCCGACGGCGGATCACGACGGCATGGCGCTGCGGAGTTTCGGCGACGGACGCGTTTAGATGGACACATGCAGGATGTTGGCGTTGTCTGGcaccgtggtggcgtcgacggtaGGCCAGGCAAGGTCGATTCATCAGTTCCAGCTCAAAAGATGGACCAGAGGAAGATGGTGGGTGACAGCGAGACTGCGTCGGACCGGTGTGAGACCCAGACCCGGTAAATGGCTGGGCTGGGCCATCTGGCTATAGATGATAGGGTttggtgcgatgtctgtttggtattaggctcggATTTTTGGCACACCTTCATCAAGGGGATAGAAGAAGCAACAGATGTTGCCTAGATGGCGGCTTCaagctgcatgcatcgtccagatgcagaggccgggggtatatcctccttttctaaaagaATCTGCTTTCACTGGTTTTTGGTTTGTTATTCTCagttttccctttttcttttgctgTTATTCTCAGCATGCCGTGAAGCGGTTGCCCTCGCACTTGATCTATTGCTATCATATGTGGAAATCGCCTATGATTGCCAAGGAGTGGTTAACGCCATGAAGCAGTGTTCTAGAAGAACATATGCAAGTATCATCAGGGAGATAACGGTGACGTTGGGTCAACTCCAACAATGTTCTTTCATCTTAGAAGGGCGTACTACAAACTTCAGGGCACAAAGTCTTGCTAGACATGCTTTTGGTTTGGATATCTAATTCTTCAAAAAATGTCCAGGATTCGAAAAGTTTGTTCAAGTATTGTAAGAAAAGCTTAGAACTTTAAATTATCTTCCTTTTCCAAAATTTGTTCAAAACTCAAAAAATGTTCCCACATTCTTGAAAATGTTCGTGTTTTAATTTTTTTAAGAATTTCAAAATTGTTCAAGTTTTCCAAAACTGATAAATAAAAATGTTCGTCTTAGATAAATGTTTGCTACAGTACCCACTAGTTTTCAAGAAATGTTCatgttttaaaaaaaatgtttgcaTTTTTGATAAATGTTAAAAAGTTTCAAAATTATTTTGTGTTTTATATAAATGTTTGCTACGTTACCTCCTATTCTTAAAATTTGTTTGTGTTTCAAAGAACGTCCACGTTCAAAAAATGCTGATAATTCAAAAAAAGTTTGAGGTTTCCAAAAATGTCCGAGTTTAATTATTTTTCACAACTTCTGCAAAATATTCGTGTTTCGAAAATATTCActttttcagaaaaaaaaatgTTTCAGTTTTATTTTCAAGGTTTGGCGCTGCTAATTAATCAGAAGTGGTTGTTAGTCTTAGTGGCTATCAGCTCGTTCCTTGTAGTAGGAGGTCCTGCGTTCGCATCCTTGACTAGCATGTGTTTAGGGTGGTTGTACCAAAGCGAAAGTGTTaactaagagcatctacagttgGATCTCTCAAACCCGCCTCAAACACCAGGGCAGGACACCCGGTCACTGATCGGTCACGAAAAAACGACCTAGATGGGCCCCTCAAACCGacctcaaacgcccgggctgaccggcacccctcattTCCAGCCCAAATATGGAGCGGATATGGGGGAGCTCGGGCGCGCCCGGGCACGACCGCCTGGCCCGCACTGGCCCGCATCTACCGCACATATATTTGTCCCCATCCGCTCGCCAGACCAAACCCTAGAGCCACTTCACTCCACTCCCATCTGCCACCTAAGATCACCTCCAGCGATCTCCGGCCTTCTCCGACATGGCGGGCAGCGGATCTGAGTCCTTCACCTCCAGATCCGTCGACCATGAGCTCATCCCACGCGGCCCCATGGAGGAGATGGCCGTCCGGGTTTCGCTCCGGCACTCCCGGGAGGCAGCTGCACGACGGCAACGCTCGGACTCGCAACGCCGGGAATCCATTGCGTCCGCACAACCGGTTCTTGGATTCGGCGTTGCTGCCTCACCGGAGGCGGAGCTATCCGTTTGGTGTCTGAACGCCGTGGCGGAAGCGCAACCCCTTTGTTGGCATCCGCGGGCGTTTGACGGGCCGGATTTGCAtggtccggctgtagatgctctaagcgACTAAGCATACCAACTCCACGATTTAATTGCAGTGAAGTGATTACAGTTAGCTGTTGCAATCTTGCATGCGTACGTGGGATACATGTGCAGTTCATACAAACATGAATGGGTGGTACGTAAATACTTGTACGTACCCGACTTGAGTTTGCATGCATAATAAACATTTCCAATTCAACCGACTGGCCGTCTAGTAAAAACTGACTCCCAACAGAACGATATGATTTGGAAGAATTTGGTAGGCTGAATCCCAACAGAATGTGATCGTATCGTCCTTGCTTTCTGTTTGTGGTGAGGATGACTGTGCTAGTGATGGCAACAGCTAACAACACATGAAGGTACGGGAGGGTGCATGATTGTTGTGTTTCTTCTTATTATTTCTACTTTGCTATTCTTCAGTTGTGTGCATCGATTCCAATGCGATGACTTCTTCGCAAAAAGTGGAGGATGGGATCAAAGGACAAGCAGGATTATTGGAATGATGGGGTGATTCTGCTGGCGTCGTCCAGAGTGAGTGGTAACTTCATTTTGTGCTCTTGTTCGTTAACGTTGTTGTCAGCTTCTATGGCTTACTGGTTTTGGTAGGCTGTACGTAGCCCTTCGTCGGCTTTGCGTATGTCTCGGATGTTCATTTGGGCTGAGGTATGCGCGTGTGTGAAGGTCGTGTTTAGTTGTCAGTTTTCTTCATTGAAAATTAGGGGAACAGAGTTGCTCGGTTTGAAAAGAAAACAATTTTTATATATGTTATATACGTGGCTAGCTGCCTCTCTAGCAAACCTGGCCAAATGGGCCGGCCCGGCCCGGCACGGCTCTGTGCTTTTACCTCCTATAAAAGAAAAGCCGCCCGCCTCCGTCTCTCCCCCGCACCGCACTCCATCGCCATCGCCTCGCCGCCGTTCCCCGCAACCCCCCTGTCTGTCGACCCAATCTCAATCTCACGGATATCACCCGACGGGACGGGACCCGGCgcctcgtcctctccagatcttacGCCCGCCCGCCCGCCCGAGGTGAGCGATTGGAGTTCCGATTGGTTGGTAGGCGCTGGTTCGTAGGTCTCGGATCCAGCCAGCGTGGTCTCTCGTTCCGATTGTGGTTGGTAGGCGCCTGGTCTTGTATCCTTTCCTGCCTGGCTTTGAGTATTCGTATGACTAGGATAGGATTTAACTAGGGTTTGTTTGGTAACACCACCCAGGGTTCGATTATCCGTAATAAGGAATCAATCTGACGTTTTAGTTAGGGTTTGCTTGGTAACACACACAGCGTCGGTTGTAATTCTGGAGATGCAATTTTCTTGCTCACAATAATGCAATGAATGATGGGATCTCTATCTACTTTGAACCAAATTATATTATATTCCCTCTGTTAATTATTTTTCTGTTTTGGGTATTCGTTCTTTTTGTTTAGTTGCCTATCAGTATAGTACATGGTTGAATTGCTGCTTTCACTTCATATTAATAACTATTCTGTCGCACAATGCAAATATGCTGCTGTATGGTCTCTTCCTGACATTAAATCCTCCTCTGTTTGTGCTGTACCAGCTGGTAGCAGCAACTCTTCTGCTGCAGTCCGCCAAAAGGAAATGACGAAGCTCTACAAAATCCGCTCCCATGCCCACATCCGAGCCCTGCTGGCCCGCGCCGATGAGCTGGGCCGCTCCCATAAGTTCATGCTTGTGAATCTTGTCTCTCTGGAGTCGGTGCGCATAGCGCGCGAGTCGTATGCACTCCTCTGCCCGCTCATCATGGAGGCGATGTTCTGGTCATGCGGGGAGCTGGATTCCCTCTCGGTCGTGGCAGGCTTGTCGCTGGAAATCCAAAAGCTCGAGCAAGATCTGTTACCCCAGCTCATGGTTCATGAGGCCAAGCTGGAACGGGGCGCCCTGGAAGCCCTCGTACTCATGAAGAACTCAGCAATTACGCTCTTACATCTGAGTAAGTGCTTTAAGGAAGCCTTGGGCGTATTGCTTGCCAAGGAGGATCTGGTCTCAGACCGAGTCGAACAGCTGAGCATAATGCTAAAGGATACTGCTGTTAATGTACTCGAAGGTAAATGCAACGGTGTCTGGCTTCAGGGGCGTGTCCTGTGGCTGGTCCAGCTGGTCAACCATGTGTTGGAGACCCCGGTTCGTTTCTGTGATCCTGATGAGTTTCCTGATGAGCTAGACTTATCAGCCTGCTCGAGGCTGTTGTGATGAGTATTTCTTAGGGGCGTGGCAAACAGTTTAGAATCAAATGTTGCGATGTATTTCTTGGACCCTCCTTTATGTTTGGATGTGTTACTAATGGATTTTAAATGATATGTATcttgggtagtgttttctcattCTGTGCTAGTAGGGTACAACTTGCAATTACTTTCAGTTTTATTCTGTGTTTTACTGTACAGTCACATGGAGGTATTCGCTCTTTTTGGGGAATATATGCCAAAAGAATATAGTATGTTAGAAAAGAAATCCCAAATTTAAGTCTTTTAAGAGGTTTAACTAAAAGACTACATACGGATGAATATAGACATACTTTAGAACGTGGGtttactcattttgctccgtatgtagtttgGATGAATATAGACATACTTAAGAACgtggattcactcattttgctccgtatgtgaGTGTCCATGATTAAAGCTTTGCAAATGCCATAAACAAAACATTACCTTGTACTTGAAGCTGAATTGAATTGAAATGTGATTAGCCTTCCACTAGCCAGCGTGTCCATGATTAAAGCTTTGCAAATGCCATAAACAAAACATTACCTCGTACTTGAAGCTGAATTGAATTGAAATGTGATTAGCCTTCCACTAGCCAGCCAAGCAGGAAGGAGCCCATCGTGCGCCATCATTCCATCCTTCATATCTCCATTTCCTCTTGTCGCGTCGCAGTCCTCAACTAAACTAGGCTGCTCCACCTTGCCGTCACCAGCCCCTTCTCCACCCACCTCCCCCTTCTCCTGACATGCAGATCTAGTTGCGTCGGTCGCCGCGTAACAACCCTAGCCACGACGAGCTCCACCACCGTGCGGTCCGGGAGCCGCGCCGCAGTCCTCAACAAAACTAGGCTGCTCCACCTTGCCGTCACCAGCGCCTTCTCCACCCACCTCCCCGTTCTCAGATCTAGTTGCGCCGGTTGCTGCGCAACAACCCTAGCCACGACGAGCTCCACCACCGTGCGGTCCGGGAGCCGCGCCGCAGTCCTCAACTAAACTAGGCTGCTCCACCTTGCTGTCACCAGCGCCTTCTCCGCCCACCTCCCCGTTCTCAGATCTAGTTGCGCCGGTTGCTGCGCAACAACCCTAGCCACGACGAGCTCTACCACCGTGCGGTCCGGGAGCCACGCCGCAGTCCTCAACTAAACTAGGCTGCTCCACCTTGCCGTCACCAGCCCCTTCTCCgcccacctcctccttctcctgaCACGCAGATCTAGTTCGCCGGTCGCCGCGCAACAACCCTAGCCACGACGAGCTCCACCAGCGTGTGGTCCGGGAGCCGCGCTGCAGTCCTCAACTAAACTAGGCTGCTCCACCTTGCCGTCACCAGCCCTTTCTCCGCCCACCTCCCCCTTCTCCTGACACGCCCTAaaccctctagatcttaaaagccctgtatcttttattctgttaggtttttggggattctaaaaatcttcaacggggttcccccagttgaattcggatgtaacttttcgagtagatgatttttcatataattttttttaatccgagttcgtatgcaaaagttatgcccattttactaaattccagagattttgcaaataaagtcgaaattcatatttgtaaattttcccaacaactagaccacatatcacatgggaaacttattttctttctttttttgacatttccattattttctttatttttaaactaaaaaggcggtccacggAGGGGGGGTgcatttagtaatggcgcaccttcacaaagtgcgccattactatgtgtatgacttggtcacaccttggtcaaagttagtaatggcgcacctatgcaaaatgcaccattactaagtttgaccaaggtttgacccagtcatacacatagtTATGGCGCACTTTgtaaaagtgcgccattactatgtcaacttagtaatggcgcacctataaaaagtgcgccattactatgtgtatgactgggtcaaaccttggtcaaacttagtaatggcgcacttttcacctggtgcgccattactgttTTGGTTACTATTGGCGTACCTACACATGGCGCGCCACATGTataatgcgccattagtgtccatattggctatagttGTTTTTCTAGTAGTGTGCTATATGCCTAGACTCATTGCAGCCTCGTCGATCAAACTAAGCTGCCATCCAGAGGCTACGGATTCAAGTACACAGGTAGCAAGAACATATTGCAGAGAATCAAATTAAGCAAGTGGCAAGTAATGATGAATGAAATTCAGCAATCTTACCCTAAACATAGCTACGGCCGCCGTTCAGACGAGGAGAGCGGCGAGGGAAGCGTGGATaacggcggggaagcgatgtCGCGACCATTGTCCTCCTCCTCTTGCGCTTTGGAGTCATCTCCGACTCGGTTGGCGGCTCCACAATCTGCAACGGCACCTCGTGCACCGTGGGTTCCTGATCCAGTGTAT
This genomic window from Aegilops tauschii subsp. strangulata cultivar AL8/78 chromosome 4, Aet v6.0, whole genome shotgun sequence contains:
- the LOC141021425 gene encoding uncharacterized protein, which translates into the protein MTKLYKIRSHAHIRALLARADELGRSHKFMLVNLVSLESVRIARESYALLCPLIMEAMFWSCGELDSLSVVAGLSLEIQKLEQDLLPQLMVHEAKLERGALEALVLMKNSAITLLHLSKCFKEALGVLLAKEDLVSDRVEQLSIMLKDTAVNVLEGKCNGVWLQGRVLWLVQLVNHVLETPVRFCDPDEFPDELDLSACSRLL